The proteins below come from a single Nostoc sp. KVJ3 genomic window:
- a CDS encoding glycosyltransferase family 4 protein, whose amino-acid sequence MKIAQVAPLWERVPPPTYGGIELVVSRLTDELVRRGHEVTLFASGDSQTLAHLEAVYPRALRLDPNVKEYAVYEMLELSQVYQRAKEFDIIHSHVGISALPLASFITATSTVHTLHNNFTNDTRHAFSYYQNQPYVSISNSQRQVDLNYVGTVYNGIELADYPFVAQPSEPPYLAFLGRFSPDKGPHHAIAIAKQSGWRLKMAGKVDIGDCEFFEQEITPHLDGQQIEYLGEINHAEKAQLLGNAAITLFPINWQEPFGLVMIESMATGTPVIAMNFGSVPEVIAHGKTGFICKSYAEMATMIPLALELDRQTCRKYVENNFSVSQMVNGYEAVYRQIIKDRIESNGRIHATKINF is encoded by the coding sequence ATGAAAATCGCTCAAGTTGCACCCTTATGGGAAAGGGTTCCACCTCCTACTTATGGAGGAATAGAACTAGTGGTGAGTCGCTTGACTGATGAACTTGTTCGTCGCGGTCATGAGGTAACATTATTTGCCTCTGGTGATTCTCAAACTTTGGCTCATTTAGAAGCAGTTTATCCGCGGGCATTACGCTTAGACCCAAATGTAAAAGAGTATGCAGTATATGAAATGCTAGAACTGAGCCAAGTTTACCAACGTGCTAAGGAATTCGATATTATCCATTCTCATGTAGGGATTTCAGCACTACCTTTAGCGAGTTTTATAACAGCAACTTCTACAGTGCATACCTTGCACAATAATTTTACAAACGATACCCGTCACGCATTTAGCTACTATCAAAACCAACCTTACGTCAGCATTAGTAACTCGCAGCGTCAAGTGGATCTAAATTATGTTGGCACGGTTTATAACGGAATTGAGCTAGCAGATTATCCATTTGTAGCCCAACCGTCAGAACCTCCATACTTGGCATTTTTAGGTCGTTTTTCGCCAGATAAAGGGCCACACCATGCGATCGCTATTGCAAAGCAGAGTGGTTGGCGCTTGAAGATGGCAGGAAAGGTTGATATTGGAGATTGTGAGTTTTTTGAACAAGAGATTACTCCCCACCTTGATGGTCAGCAAATTGAATATTTGGGCGAAATTAACCACGCCGAAAAAGCTCAACTTCTTGGGAATGCTGCCATAACTCTTTTCCCCATTAACTGGCAAGAACCTTTTGGGCTAGTAATGATTGAATCAATGGCAACTGGTACACCAGTTATTGCCATGAATTTCGGCTCAGTACCTGAAGTGATTGCCCACGGTAAAACAGGTTTTATCTGTAAAAGCTATGCAGAAATGGCGACAATGATTCCACTCGCTTTGGAACTCGATCGTCAAACCTGTCGAAAATATGTAGAAAACAACTTTAGCGTTAGCCAAATGGTTAACGGATATGAAGCTGTTTACAGACAAATTATTAAAGACCGCATAGAATCGAATGGTCGCATTCATGCCACCAAAATCAATTTTTAA
- the xth gene encoding exodeoxyribonuclease III gives MKIATWNVNSIRTRLEQVTDWLTNNPVDVLCLQETKVADAEFPRSPFEQLGYNLYISGQKSYNGVALISRQPLINVSSGFRAILPDLHHEWDEQKRVITGVIDGVRIVNLYVPNGAAVGTEKYEYKLRWLTALHEYLRLLVLSEPAICVCGDFNIALEDKDIHEQVSTENHIMATETERQALREILQLGFADAFRKFTTEGGNYSWWDYRAAAFRRNLGWRIDHHYLTPVLYERATSCVIDAAPRKLTQPSDHTPVIVEF, from the coding sequence ATGAAAATCGCTACTTGGAACGTCAACTCAATTCGCACTCGTCTCGAACAGGTTACTGATTGGTTAACTAACAATCCTGTTGATGTTCTCTGCTTGCAAGAAACCAAAGTTGCGGATGCCGAGTTTCCGCGATCGCCTTTTGAGCAGTTGGGCTATAACCTTTATATATCAGGACAAAAATCTTATAATGGCGTAGCCCTGATTAGCCGCCAACCACTTATAAACGTAAGTAGCGGCTTTAGAGCAATTTTGCCAGATTTACACCACGAATGGGACGAGCAAAAGCGGGTAATTACAGGTGTTATTGATGGTGTTCGGATTGTTAACTTATATGTTCCCAATGGTGCAGCAGTCGGAACTGAGAAATATGAATACAAACTGCGCTGGTTAACAGCGCTACACGAGTATTTGCGATTGCTTGTGCTGTCAGAACCTGCAATTTGTGTGTGCGGTGACTTCAACATCGCCCTAGAAGACAAGGATATTCACGAGCAAGTGAGTACAGAAAATCACATTATGGCAACGGAAACCGAGCGCCAAGCCTTACGGGAGATTTTGCAACTGGGATTTGCTGATGCTTTTCGCAAATTCACCACAGAAGGCGGAAATTATAGCTGGTGGGATTATCGCGCCGCCGCCTTCCGTCGCAATTTAGGTTGGCGCATTGACCATCACTATCTCACACCCGTGCTTTATGAGCGTGCTACAAGTTGCGTCATTGATGCCGCACCCAGAAAATTAACCCAACCCAGCGACCATACGCCGGTAATTGTGGAATTTTGA
- a CDS encoding T3SS effector HopA1 family protein — MLNYSINQPLTSLFDIAKNIQIESNFCIYHPNYQPFALPTKVADRFQQNPVDLQQKYLSLLLRNFLYGIYYNGSLQSTLAVNSDSNNCPPKQNLADNSILEIDWNFYEQLHASNHGIGYFDPRWEVLRKEPDGTMAVTKGGLTLYIEPDCHLKSSKKSTKVGDMVAIWMPKNRLQNGCYLAVSNVGQEQQSNPDADLGAGRIYFNFTPSGAIALMKSLTLQLNAASIPFSFQVLHNPCAYGRYDSGLLYFELSDYPAIRTILQAIYPENKSHFQPEIPLFTKFLAPGLGLAEEPIQKFAAQESFGMNRCQIVANALLEAWQKGKNAMEERMRVIDQHFERHLIDLQRPYLNPSSEDIYKPLN; from the coding sequence ATGCTAAATTACTCTATCAATCAACCGCTAACTTCTCTATTTGACATTGCTAAAAATATTCAGATTGAGTCAAATTTTTGTATTTATCATCCCAATTATCAACCCTTTGCTCTACCAACGAAAGTAGCAGATAGATTTCAGCAAAATCCTGTAGATTTACAACAGAAATATCTCAGTTTATTGCTGCGAAACTTTCTTTATGGGATCTATTACAATGGCTCTCTACAAAGTACCTTAGCAGTCAATAGTGATAGTAATAATTGCCCGCCAAAGCAGAATTTAGCAGATAATTCCATCTTAGAAATTGATTGGAACTTTTACGAGCAATTACACGCCAGTAATCACGGCATAGGTTACTTTGACCCTCGATGGGAGGTTCTGCGGAAAGAACCTGATGGTACTATGGCCGTGACTAAAGGCGGTTTAACACTTTATATTGAGCCAGACTGCCATCTAAAATCCAGCAAGAAATCTACCAAAGTGGGTGATATGGTGGCAATCTGGATGCCCAAAAATCGATTGCAAAATGGCTGTTACTTAGCAGTTAGTAATGTTGGACAGGAACAGCAGAGCAATCCTGATGCTGATTTGGGAGCAGGGCGAATTTACTTTAACTTTACGCCATCTGGTGCGATCGCTCTCATGAAAAGCCTGACTCTGCAATTGAACGCAGCGTCAATTCCCTTTAGCTTTCAAGTTCTTCACAATCCCTGTGCATACGGACGCTATGATTCGGGTCTACTCTACTTTGAACTCTCCGACTATCCAGCAATTCGCACAATCCTTCAGGCTATTTATCCAGAAAATAAATCCCATTTCCAGCCCGAAATCCCCTTATTTACCAAATTTTTAGCTCCAGGGTTAGGTTTAGCCGAGGAACCAATCCAAAAGTTTGCTGCACAAGAAAGTTTTGGGATGAACCGTTGCCAAATTGTCGCTAATGCTTTGTTAGAAGCTTGGCAAAAAGGCAAGAATGCAATGGAGGAACGGATGAGAGTTATTGACCAACACTTTGAGCGACACCTCATAGATTTACAGCGTCCTTATCTCAATCCGAGTTCAGAGGATATATACAAGCCGTTAAATTGA
- a CDS encoding aminoglycoside phosphotransferase family protein — protein MVLSLSSHNVIQYLQEAGLCSSEDDASDKSELPGSSKNNSDLLVTLADNRKLLVKQERNVKINDGDPRELFQEWLFHQLLQQFPVLGNISAIAPLVVHFDEENSILIRNYLSEYQELATFYHNNEICPQEIATAIGTTLAGLHRATYNRREYKDFMATAPQGEFRYGFYNPAQGVESIGPEIFGTVPTDALKFYLLYQQSESLESAIADLAYNWNPCCLTHNDLKLNNILVHSRWDKLDNCLVKLINWEACSWGDPAFDLGTLLASYLGIWLNSLVVDPTIELQESLHLALTPLESLQPSIIALIRAYLNAFPMILEYRSDFIVRVIQFAGLALIHQIQDMITCRKSFNNADICMLQVAKSLLTMPQQGVLTIFGISESEILNPVGKIHKLPQPVKEPQLLRLYYEKTRLRGC, from the coding sequence ATGGTATTATCACTGTCTTCTCATAACGTTATCCAGTATCTGCAAGAAGCGGGGCTGTGTAGCTCAGAAGATGACGCATCAGATAAATCTGAGTTGCCAGGAAGTAGTAAGAACAATTCCGATTTACTCGTGACTCTAGCAGATAATCGTAAACTGCTCGTTAAACAAGAACGTAACGTTAAAATCAATGACGGCGATCCTCGTGAATTGTTTCAGGAGTGGCTATTTCATCAGTTGCTCCAGCAGTTTCCCGTTCTTGGCAATATTTCCGCGATCGCACCATTGGTAGTCCATTTTGACGAAGAAAATTCTATTCTTATTCGCAACTACTTAAGTGAATATCAGGAACTTGCGACATTCTACCACAACAATGAGATTTGTCCACAAGAAATTGCCACAGCCATCGGCACTACTTTAGCAGGACTCCATCGCGCAACCTACAACCGCCGAGAATATAAGGATTTTATGGCAACTGCTCCCCAAGGAGAGTTTCGCTATGGCTTTTACAATCCGGCGCAAGGGGTAGAGTCAATTGGCCCGGAGATTTTTGGGACGGTTCCCACGGATGCGCTGAAATTCTATCTACTCTACCAGCAATCGGAGAGTTTGGAATCTGCGATCGCAGATTTGGCATACAACTGGAATCCTTGCTGCTTGACTCACAACGATCTGAAATTGAACAACATTTTGGTTCATTCCAGATGGGATAAACTAGACAATTGCCTAGTAAAACTAATTAATTGGGAAGCTTGTTCTTGGGGAGATCCAGCTTTTGATTTAGGAACTTTACTAGCAAGCTATTTAGGAATTTGGCTCAATAGCCTGGTAGTAGATCCCACCATTGAGTTACAAGAATCTCTACATCTAGCGTTGACACCGTTGGAGAGTTTACAACCTTCAATTATTGCTCTAATTAGGGCTTATCTCAATGCTTTCCCCATGATTTTAGAATACCGTAGTGACTTTATTGTGCGCGTTATTCAATTTGCGGGGCTAGCACTGATTCATCAAATTCAGGATATGATTACCTGCCGGAAATCCTTTAATAATGCTGATATTTGTATGCTGCAAGTGGCTAAAAGTTTACTCACTATGCCGCAGCAAGGTGTACTGACTATTTTCGGGATATCAGAGTCAGAAATCCTTAACCCTGTAGGAAAAATTCATAAACTTCCTCAGCCTGTAAAGGAGCCACAGCTACTTCGTCTATATTACGAAAAAACCCGGCTTCGTGGTTGTTAA
- a CDS encoding DUF2442 domain-containing protein: protein MLKDIIAVEPKENYQLHIRFEDDVEGVIDISKIVKFTGVFAPLQDKEYFATVCVNPEYGTIQWQSGADLDPDVIYALITKQPIPQYQLSSISANSAD, encoded by the coding sequence ATGCTCAAAGATATCATTGCAGTTGAACCAAAAGAAAACTATCAGCTTCACATCCGCTTTGAAGACGACGTTGAAGGAGTAATTGATATTAGTAAAATCGTTAAATTTACAGGTGTATTTGCGCCTCTGCAAGATAAAGAATACTTTGCTACAGTGTGCGTCAACCCTGAATACGGAACAATTCAATGGCAATCAGGAGCCGACTTAGACCCAGATGTTATTTATGCTTTAATTACAAAACAGCCCATTCCACAATATCAACTAAGTTCTATTTCAGCTAATTCTGCTGATTGA
- a CDS encoding DUF4160 domain-containing protein, which yields MPEISRFFGIIITMYYNDHPPPHFHVRYNNQKAIVSIQTVEILEGELTPRLLKLVTEWATLHQAELIEDWELAKDNQTLQKISPLE from the coding sequence ATGCCAGAAATTAGCCGTTTTTTCGGAATTATCATCACGATGTACTATAACGACCATCCACCGCCACACTTTCACGTTCGCTACAATAACCAAAAAGCTATAGTCAGCATCCAAACCGTGGAAATTCTAGAAGGAGAACTGACTCCCAGACTCTTGAAACTGGTAACGGAATGGGCAACTTTGCATCAAGCTGAACTAATTGAAGACTGGGAACTCGCTAAAGACAATCAAACCTTACAAAAAATCTCCCCATTAGAGTAA
- a CDS encoding WYL domain-containing protein codes for MPRKKETITLSIPPGTKEQLEAIARRLNINWGKEPSISGLIVAIAQQSVEVGKPFKLDSNQLNALQQAIKALNDAGQIGEAQTVLALLLEHGNLEAPLRQSLMKQLSQPIQEWRNTIEELSKAKQPFYLLYSNSQGHELDYKVRHAEVRFFEKRFYLMIWCEETADVENDIPELPELWHNRCLSFERIKSVVPTSGDWRDELDYIKVQLHFYGWLAKAYQPKEDDIEDDMINNVRQVVRRVANPFWLIREVSRYWEDCVIVSPESLRDRLKQKLLTLCQLYDIEIKG; via the coding sequence ATGCCGAGAAAAAAAGAAACAATTACACTGTCAATTCCCCCAGGAACCAAGGAACAACTAGAAGCGATCGCTCGCCGTCTCAATATCAATTGGGGTAAAGAACCCAGTATTTCGGGCTTAATAGTGGCGATCGCACAACAATCTGTAGAGGTTGGAAAGCCCTTTAAGCTTGACTCTAACCAACTTAACGCCTTACAGCAGGCGATTAAAGCTTTAAACGATGCAGGTCAGATAGGAGAAGCACAAACTGTACTTGCACTTCTGCTGGAACATGGCAATCTCGAAGCACCTCTTCGTCAATCGCTGATGAAACAACTTAGTCAACCTATCCAAGAATGGCGAAATACGATAGAAGAACTAAGTAAAGCAAAACAGCCATTCTACCTTCTCTATTCCAACTCTCAAGGTCACGAGCTAGATTATAAAGTCCGTCATGCTGAGGTGCGCTTTTTTGAGAAACGCTTTTATCTAATGATCTGGTGCGAAGAGACAGCAGACGTAGAAAACGATATCCCAGAATTACCTGAACTTTGGCACAATCGTTGTTTAAGCTTTGAGCGAATTAAGTCTGTTGTACCTACAAGTGGTGATTGGCGAGATGAACTTGATTATATAAAAGTGCAATTACACTTTTATGGCTGGCTAGCCAAAGCCTATCAGCCTAAAGAAGATGATATTGAGGATGACATGATTAATAATGTGCGTCAGGTGGTGCGCCGAGTAGCGAACCCTTTCTGGTTGATTCGAGAAGTATCGCGCTATTGGGAAGATTGTGTGATTGTATCACCAGAGAGTCTGCGCGATCGCCTCAAACAAAAACTCCTCACCCTTTGCCAGTTATACGATATCGAAATCAAGGGATGA